From the genome of Triticum aestivum cultivar Chinese Spring chromosome 3B, IWGSC CS RefSeq v2.1, whole genome shotgun sequence, one region includes:
- the LOC123070474 gene encoding GDSL esterase/lipase At5g45910, with protein MGRREALVVLLAVVLAAAAAGEADAAKAKGKAKGKYRALFNFGDSLADAGNLIANGVPDILATARLPYGQTYFGKPTGRCSDGRLVIDHLAQEFGLPLLPPSKANRSDLSHGANFAITGATALDTPYFEARGLGAVVWNSGALMTQIQWFRDLKPFFCNSTKEECKEFYANSLFVVGEFGGNDYNAPLFAGKGLTEAYKFMPDVIQGISDGVEELIAEGAVDLIVPGVMPTGCFPVYLNMLDMPAHEYGARSGCIRQYNTFSWVHNAHLKRALEKLRPKYPNVRIIYGDYYTPVVQFMLQPEKFGFYKQLPRACCGAPGSVAKAAYNFNVTAKCGEPGATACADPTTHWSWDGIHLTEAAYGHIARGWLYGPFADQPIVQSS; from the exons ATGGGGAGAAGGGAGGCGCTCGTGGTTCTCCTCGCGGTCgtcctcgcggcggcggcggccggggaggCGGACGCTGCCAAGGCCAAGGGGAAGGCCAAGGGGAAGTACCGGGCGCTGTTCAACTTCGGGGACTCGCTGGCCGACGCCGGCAACCTCATCGCCAACGGCGTGCCGGACATCCTCGCCACCGCCAGGCTGCCCTACGGCCAGACCTACTTCGGCAAGCCCACCGGCCGCTGCTCCGACGGCCGCCTCGTCATCGACCACCTGG CGCAGGAATTCGGGCTGCCCCTGCTGCCGCCGTCCAAAGCCAATCGCTCCGACTTAAGTCACGGTGCCAACTTcgccatcaccggcgccaccgcgCTCGACACGCCCTACTTCGAGGCCAGGGGCCTCGGCGCCGTCGTCTGGAACTCCGGCGCCCTCATGACCCAAATCCAGTGGTTCCGTGACCTCAAGCCTTTCTTCTGCAACTCCACCAAGG AAGAATGCAAGGAGTTCTATGCCAACTCGCTGTTCGTCGTCGGCGAGTTCGGTGGCAACGACTACAACGCGCCCCTGTTTGCCGGGAAGGGCCTCACAGAGGCGTACAAGTTCATGCCGGATGTCATCCAGGGCATCTCCGATGGCGTCGAG GAATTGATCGCCGAGGGGGCAGTGGATCTCATCGTGCCAGGGGTGATGCCCACTGGGTGCTTCCCCGTGTACCTGAACATGCTCGACATGCCAGCCCACGAGTATGGCGCCCGGAGCGGGTGCATCCGTCAGTACAACACCTTCTCATGGGTGCACAACGCACACCTCAAGAGAGCACTCGAGAAGCTCCGGCCCAAGTACCCCAATGTGCGGATCATATATGGCGACTACTACACGCCAGTTGTCCAGTTCATGCTCCAGCCTGAGAAGTTTG GATTCTACAAGCAGTTACCTAGGGCATGCTGCGGGGCTCCTGGGTCCGTTGCCAAAGCCGCTTACAACTTCAACGTGACGGCCAAATGCGGGGAGCCTGGTGCCACTGCTTGTGCTGACCCAACGACCCACTGGAGCTGGGACGGTATTCACTTGACGGAGGCTGCTTACGGTCATATCGCCAGGGGTTGGCTATATGGCCCTTTCGCAGACCAACCGATTGTTCAGTCCTCGTGA